In a genomic window of Lepisosteus oculatus isolate fLepOcu1 chromosome 5, fLepOcu1.hap2, whole genome shotgun sequence:
- the fam174b gene encoding membrane protein FAM174B: MSRLHVVCTFLLAVACGVSAVLPALSSPTAPQNSSTAPIQNVINSTDSGLTIQSRVSSILKDLPKLKNIVIFVCGFTVFLIACLVIKVFRAGRKIRKTRKYDIITTPAERVEMAPLNEENDEDEDSTLFDVKYR; encoded by the exons ATGTCTCGGTTGCATGTGGTGTGCACCTTTCTGCTTGCGGTTGCGTGTGGGGTGTCAGCGGTGCTGCCCGCCCTGTCGTCGCCCACAGCGCCGCAGAATTCATCCACAGCCCCCATCCAGAATGTCATCAACAGCACGGACTCGGGGTTGACCATACAGTCCCGCGTCTCGTCTATCCTGAAGGATCTTCCCAAGCTGAAAAATATTGTCATTTTCGTTTGTGGTTTCACGGTGTTCCTCATCGCTTGCTTGGTTATCAAAGTGTTCAG AGCGGGGCGGAAGATCAGGAAGACGAGAAAGTACGACATCATCACCACTCCGGCTGAGCGGGTGGAAATGGCTCCGCTAAACGAGGAGAACGACGAGGATGAAGATTCTACGCTCTTTGATGTGAAATACAG